The following are from one region of the Acidobacteriota bacterium genome:
- a CDS encoding esterase family protein, producing the protein MNREHHKNYSHELQRDMESLVFGHAGAPLLVFPSSMGRFFEYEDAGMIRTLAPKIDAGELQVFCVDSVDTESWYNKGVHPGSRIWRHVQYEKYVMNEFVPFLKWKNWAPQLAVTGCSFGGYHALNFSLRHPDLVSACICMSGSYNIKSFLDAYFDDNVYFNNPPDYVQGMNDDGLLSRIRAMKIVLGTSDWDMCLDANIKMAGLLHAKGIPHWLDIWGDNNKHDWPLWQRMAGKYLY; encoded by the coding sequence ATGAATCGCGAACACCATAAGAATTACAGCCACGAGTTGCAGCGGGATATGGAGTCGCTTGTCTTTGGACATGCCGGCGCGCCTCTGCTCGTCTTCCCGAGTTCCATGGGACGTTTTTTTGAATATGAAGATGCGGGAATGATCCGCACACTCGCTCCGAAGATCGATGCTGGCGAGCTCCAGGTGTTTTGCGTCGATAGCGTTGATACCGAGAGTTGGTACAACAAGGGAGTGCATCCGGGGTCGCGGATCTGGCGGCATGTGCAGTACGAAAAGTATGTAATGAACGAATTCGTGCCGTTCCTGAAGTGGAAGAACTGGGCCCCGCAGCTGGCGGTTACGGGATGCAGTTTTGGCGGCTATCATGCGTTGAATTTTTCGTTGCGGCATCCGGATCTGGTGTCGGCGTGCATTTGCATGAGCGGGTCGTATAACATCAAGAGTTTTCTCGACGCCTACTTTGATGACAACGTGTATTTCAACAATCCGCCCGACTATGTGCAGGGAATGAATGATGATGGGCTCCTTTCGCGCATTCGTGCCATGAAGATTGTGCTCGGAACGTCGGACTGGGATATGTGCCTGGACGCGAATATCAAGATGGCGGGATTGCTGCACGCGAAGGGGATTCCGCACTGGCTGGACATCTGGGGCGACAACAACAAGCATGATTGGCCCTTGTGGCAGCGAATGGCGGGAAAGTATCTGTACTGA